ACCATCTTTTACATCATCAAACATATCTTTAAGCTCAGGTTGTTTAATAAAAGTAACTGCGCTAAAATTAAAGTCAAAAGTTCGGTCCAAGGTAATTGCTAATTCTAGCCTACTAACATTTTTATCTGGTTTGAAAGAATTATCAGGGTAACCATTCATTAAACCACTCTCTGCAACAGTATAAATATCAGACGAGGCCCAATGACCGTCGACGTCAGAATAACCACGCTTTAATGAGGTATCAGCAAATGCTAAACCATTAATGGAAAAAAGAAATGCTGCTAAAAGTAAGAAACTGATTGTTTTCCTCATAACATTATATACTCCTCTGCTTTATATTTATTACTATAGACGAAAAAAAGTTATGTATGTTCCTAAAATAGCTTTATAAAAACCAATCCAATATATGGCAACCACTTAATATAAAAGCCCTTGGTTTGATATGCACCATGGGCTTTTCTTGGTGCGCCAGGGCATGGGCGCAGTCTAACAGGTGAAAGTCCCTAGGCAGCCAAAGACAAGGGTGTCCACCGCGAGGTGAAGGCAATAAACAGGCTTGAATTATTCACTAATTATTCTTATAATTAGTGAATAATTCATTCTTAACTAACTAGTGAAAGGTAGCAGCCATGAAGAGCAACATAAATAAATTCATTCAAGAACTTCAAGCCTATGAATCACCGGAAAACGTTTTTAATCCATGGAGGGATTATGAGGAAAGTTGTGATATAAGCTCAGAAGCCCCAAATAATATAAGGTCGAAACAAATTAAGCAATTCTTAGAGGCTAGAATACCTGGAGCGATGTATCTTCTTGTGGCCGAGGCCGTTGGATATCAGGGCGGTAGATTTACCGGTGTGGCAATGACATCAGAACGAATACTTTTAGGCAAGCATGAGAATATTAGACCTTCCGTTATTTTACAAAATGGACAAGGGAAAAGAACTAGTAACCCGGACAATAGTAATTTAAACAATACTCAAAAGCGCTTTGGATTTACAGAACCCACAGCAACAATTGTATGGGGGGAA
The window above is part of the Bacillota bacterium genome. Proteins encoded here:
- a CDS encoding uracil-DNA glycosylase — translated: MKSNINKFIQELQAYESPENVFNPWRDYEESCDISSEAPNNIRSKQIKQFLEARIPGAMYLLVAEAVGYQGGRFTGVAMTSERILLGKHENIRPSVILQNGQGKRTSNPDNSNLNNTQKRFGFTEPTATIVWGEVMKSTVSVYQVITWNIFPFHPFDLSKGPLTNRTPTAAELELGAYYTKVLLNLCPNITVISIGRHSSKTLSKLAIENIHVPHPANGGAGNFRSAIKKVLV